AGTCAAAGCCAGTGGCGTGTTGATACCGGCGCAACAGATAATCAGACCGAGGTTTGAAATCGTTGAATACGCCAAGATCTTCTTTCCGTTGGACTGACCAATGGCCAATGCGGCACAGGTCACGAAGGTGAATCCGCCACAGATGGCCACACCAGTGGACAGGAAGGTATCGACATACACAGGCGCGAACCGCAAAATCACGAAAACGCCCGCCTTGACCATGGTCGAGGAGTGCAACAATGCGGAAACCGGAGTCGGAGCGACCATGGCACCGAGCAACCAGCTCTGAAACGGCACCTGCGCGGCCTTGGTAAATCCGGCAAGGCACAAGAAGCCAACACCCGTCACCATGAGCGCGCCCTGCGGACCAGCGGCGAGGATAGCAGAGATATCAAGCGTTCCAGACTGTTTATACACCAGCATCATACCGACGACAAAGGCCAAACCGCCGAGAGCGTTCATCCACAATGCGCGGACAGCGTTCTTTGTGGCGATCTCAGTGGCATCGTGGCCGATCAGCATGAAGGAACACAGTGTGGTGACTTCGAAGAAGAAGTACATCCACAGAATGTTATTGGACAAAACCAAACCATTCATGGCTCCCAGGAACAGCACCAGATAGAAGAAGAAACGCGGCTGGCGTGTCTTACTCAAATGCAGATGTTCCTCATGCTTCTTCATATAAGGAAGCGCGAAGACACAAATCAGGGAACCGACGATGGAAACCACCAGAACCATGATCAGGGAGAGTTGGTCGCCCATGAGCGCGGGCACAGCCGCGTGTTCAACAGAGACGAATTCAAACCAAGCAAGCAAAACAACCTGCGCCAGAGTGAAACCCTGAATCAGTATGCTCTTGTGTTTGAAACCATAATAGTAAATGACGCCAAGCAGTGCGAAATCCAAGACCGTAATCAGGAAATCACTGCTGATGCCAAGGAATGAACCGACTGCAATCGGCTCAAAAGTCCCCTGCACGAGCAGTCCCAAAGACGCAAGCGTCAGGACGACCGCCGTACCGAGCACTGTCAGCTTTCGAACGGCCGAAGACCGAACGAAATAGCAGACCAATGCTGCAGCCACTGGCAGAAGAATGAGAAGCAGTAGCAAATTCGACATGAAGACCTCGTTTCAATAAAATGGAGAACGAGTACAACAGACACGTAAAAAACTCGGTTCACCTCTGACCGAATTTCCGTGCGAATGCACTTTACCCTTAGCCTAGTAATGCATGGGTATTATGGGAAGAATTAGGTTTGGTCAAGACCCAAATCTCGAAAAACTGGACACTTTTCCAGCCCCCAGATGTCCGGGCAGTCAGGGCACCAAAAGGGTTCCCCGCTCGACGCCATCCCATAAAAGCCCAAAAAAACGTTTTCTTTGTGAAAAAAAGAACGAAACATATACCTCGCTCGCTCTTGGAGACAAATGCCAATGTAATTCCGGAATCAGAAGTACCCAAGACTGGTCAATGTGGGGAGAACGGCTTCCTTGGCAGCATCCCGGCCAGCGCGTTCCCCGTTCCCCTTCCCGGACAGGTGCGTACAGGGCTGACAGCCGAGCGACCGATACCCTTGATCATACAGATCGCAATGGGGCAGGGAAAACCGATCATGAAACGCCCATATATCCATTTCCGTCCATTCAAGAATCGGATTCACCACTGTATGCGGAGGATCGTCCCGCCGCTCTTCCTCCAGCCGTCCCGCCCGGTCTGGATGTTCGTCACGTCGGATTCCAGTCACGACATGCGTTGCCCCGGTCTGAAGAATCGCCTGTTTCAACGGCTCCACTTTCAATTCACGACAACAGGAAAGCGGATCTTCGGCCAACGGATACCCGTCCAGTGACACGGCAGGCCGAGCAATGTGCAAATCCACGGTCCATTCCCGGGTTAACTCATCGCGAAAAAGCAGGACTTCAGGGAATTTGCAGCCGGTATCCAGATTGATGGCCCGCGCTGGCCCACACCCGAGGGCGTCCAAAACAGCCTTCCATATAAAAAGGACCACCGTGGAATCCTTACCGCCGGTCCACGCCACCCGCACGCGGTCAGTCCCACCGCGTTCAGCCAATCGTTGCAGCAGGGACTCGGTCCTCCGGATCTTTTCATCTAACGTACACATCGTCATGGCTTCCTTTTCATTAAATACTGGCTCGTGAGAACAGAGTGATGTATAGTTCCCTATTATGAGCAATCAAGAAATGGAACTCATCGAAGAGATAGTCAAGGCTAAGGATCTTTGTGTCCTTTCGACATCAGACGGCAACATTCCTCACACCTCTCTCATGCATTATTTTGCAGACCATGCGGTCATGAAATTCTACTTTCTTTCATCCAGGAATTCGAAAAAAAGCAAAAATTTGAAAAAAAACCCGCACGTCAGCCTGCTCATTGATCGAAGAGACGAGGACATCGCCTTATCAATTGAAGGTGTATACTCTCCTATTCAGAAACAACAGACCGTTGATGCCATCATCAAACTCTTTTTACTGAAAAATCCCCATATGCAAGGATTTGCGGAGCATCCGGACACGGAACTCATCCGAATCGAAGGAAAATCAGCCGAGCTTGTCCGTGGTTTTACTGATGTTTTTTTCACTAAATTCAAGAATTATTAAAAAAGTGCTTGACGGGAACGGCCCCTCCGCATAGACAGTTCCTCACGACGCGCCCGTGGCTCAGCTGGATAGAGCATTCGGCTACGAACCGAAAGGTCGCACGTTCGAATCGTGCCGGGCGCACCAAAAGAGACAGCCTCTGACAAAATATTTTGTCAGAGGCTTTTTCATTTCCTCCAACGCACTGAAAAAGCTCACACTCATATCCAGAAATTTCCAGAGCCACGCTTGCAAAACCGCTATACATCCAGTAGCCTTTTGGGATGTTGATTTCGCTATTGCGGAATTGGCTAAACCCGACCTGTCTATGGCACTGATTGTAATTCGCTTTTCTTTTCGAATTATCTCAGATCTCTCATTGAACATTATAGGAGGAATAATGAAACGTCTTTCCATCTGTCTGGCACTCATGGTGTCCATGATGCTGGCTGTGGCAACGACCGCATCCGCGGACTCTCTGGCTGAAATCATCAAACGCGGCGAACTTCGTGTCGCGGTCCAAACTCAATGTCCGCCTTTCAGTTTTTTGGATAAAAACGGCGACCGCACCGGTTCTTCCGTTGAATTCTGTCGCTTGATGGCCAAAGAAATGGGCGTCAAGATCAAATTCATGGATTATGACTGGGACGGCCTGATTCCCGCTCTGTTGTCCGGCAAAGCCGACATGTTGGCCGCCGACATGACCGCCAACCTGCAACGCGCACTCAAGGTCTCCTTTACCGACGCATTCTACTACACCGGCTCAGTGGCCGTGGTCAAAGCTGACTCCAACATCACCAATTGGGAACAGATCAACAAGGAAGGCATTCGTGTTGCCGTCCTGCTCGGTGGCACCGGCGAAGCCGACGCCAAACGTCTTTTCCCCAAGGCTGAGATCAAGTCATACAAGGGCGGCGGACCAATGCTCCTGAACGCCCTCATGGCAGGCAAGGCTGATGTGGCCGTCAACGACAAGACATCCATCTCCGGCAGCCTGGCTTCTTTCCCGCCGAACTCCACGCACTTCGTGGGCGATATCATGTCCAAGCAACCCCTGGCCTTTGCCGTCCGTCATGAAGACGAGACATTGCGCCAGTGGATCAACCTCTTCTTCGGTTGGGTCAAATCCGATGGCCGTTACGACGAAAACATCAAGTACTGGGTCGATTCCAAGGCCTGGGAAACCGATCACTAGACCGTAAAAGCCGCGTCATGTCTCTTTTCGAGGCATGACGTGTCTCCATACGGATTCGTCGCACATGCTCGAATATTTCAACTTCCGCATCATATGGGAGTATATGCCCCTGTTCATGGAGGGGCTATACCAGACTGCCTGGATTTCACTGGTGGGGATCATCGGTTCCCTCGTCACAGGAATGATCGCCTGCGCCTGTCGAATTTCAGGAATCAAACTGCTTGTAGCTCCGGCCGTGGCTTTCATCGAAGTCATTCGCTCCACGCCGCTATTGGCACAACTCTATTTTCTCTATTTCGGTCTTCCGTCGCTCGGCATTCAGGTCGATGAACTGACAACCGGCCTCGTGGCACTGTCCTTCAACTCCGGCGCATATGTTGCCGAGATTCTCCGTGCGGGAATCAAGGGGATTCCCACCGGTCAAGTCGAAGCTGCCATGGGTCAGGGATTCAACGTCTATCAACGTTTTTTCTATGTCATTCTCCCGCAGGCCCTGGCGAACACGCTGCCACCCATGTTGGGTCAGGCCATTGTCTTGGTCAAGGACTCCGCTGTCTTGTCACTCATTTCCGTCATGGAGCTGACCCGGGCCGGACAGATTCTCAATTCGGAACGATTCATGCCCGCTGAAGCATTCCTGACGGTGGCCGCACTGTATCTGGTCGTCTACTACGTGCTCAAGGGATTGATGAAATTCTATCAAATGCGCATGACGCGCTTCAGGAGCGCATAAATCATGTGGGGATTTTATTTCGACCAACTCATGAACAGCCTGCCCATGTTTTACAAAGGCATGGGCATGACCGTGGCAGTCTCCGCGCTCAGTCTGATTGGTGGAACGATCATCGGTGTCATCACCGGCATCCTCCGTTCCAATGAGAACACACTGATGGCCCGTATTCTTTCAATATATGTGGACGTCATGCGTGGCACGCCATTTTTGGTCCAACTCTTCATCATTTTCTTCATTCTGCCCGAATTCGGCATCCAGATGGAGGCCTTCACCGCTGCGGTCGTCAGTCTAACCATCTATGCGGGATCATACATCTGTGAAATCGTTTCTGCGTCCATTCAGGCCGTTCCCTCGGGACAGGAAGAAGCGTGTCGATCGCTGGGACACACCCGAAGCCAAGCCATGATTCTGGTGGTTCTCCCGCAAGCATTGCGGATGGCCTTGCCAGCACTGGTCGGACAATATGTCCTGCTTATCAAGGACTCGTCGATCGTCTCGGTGATCGGCCTGACAGACATCACCCGCGCCGGTTGGCTCACGGTCCAACGCGTGCCCGAAGGTCTCATGGTCTTTGGGCTGGTCGGTGTGATGTACTTTGTGGTGTGTTATCCGTTGATTCAGCTTTCAAATGTGTTGGAAAAACGGTTTTCCACCGGAGACTTGAAATTGTAATCACAACTTTATTTGCAAAAAAAAGCCTCTGTCCGCTCCTTTGAG
This genomic window from Pseudodesulfovibrio sp. JC047 contains:
- a CDS encoding NADH-quinone oxidoreductase subunit L → MSNLLLLLILLPVAAALVCYFVRSSAVRKLTVLGTAVVLTLASLGLLVQGTFEPIAVGSFLGISSDFLITVLDFALLGVIYYYGFKHKSILIQGFTLAQVVLLAWFEFVSVEHAAVPALMGDQLSLIMVLVVSIVGSLICVFALPYMKKHEEHLHLSKTRQPRFFFYLVLFLGAMNGLVLSNNILWMYFFFEVTTLCSFMLIGHDATEIATKNAVRALWMNALGGLAFVVGMMLVYKQSGTLDISAILAAGPQGALMVTGVGFLCLAGFTKAAQVPFQSWLLGAMVAPTPVSALLHSSTMVKAGVFVILRFAPVYVDTFLSTGVAICGGFTFVTCAALAIGQSNGKKILAYSTISNLGLIICCAGINTPLALTAAAMLIVFHAVSKSLLFLCVGTIEQAIGSRDIEDMRGLYTKLPRTALITVIGILTMLLPPFGVLMCKWMAIEAGAGTNIFVVTMLALGSALTVIYWARWGGSMMGSRKAGTPSESQAFLTRLPLTVLCLGALVLSLISPWFYNSMLAPWLGTAPFTVSFGTLNSSVGSFAVVPLFIVFGLGVLFAARAAKGFRKAKVMPPYLSGANTSVDGTYIGPMNGDVPFAAGNMYLGEWFAEGKLTPIFNALAIALIVLMLGGAI
- a CDS encoding phosphoadenosine phosphosulfate reductase family protein yields the protein MCTLDEKIRRTESLLQRLAERGGTDRVRVAWTGGKDSTVVLFIWKAVLDALGCGPARAINLDTGCKFPEVLLFRDELTREWTVDLHIARPAVSLDGYPLAEDPLSCCRELKVEPLKQAILQTGATHVVTGIRRDEHPDRAGRLEEERRDDPPHTVVNPILEWTEMDIWAFHDRFSLPHCDLYDQGYRSLGCQPCTHLSGKGNGERAGRDAAKEAVLPTLTSLGYF
- a CDS encoding pyridoxamine 5'-phosphate oxidase family protein, producing MSNQEMELIEEIVKAKDLCVLSTSDGNIPHTSLMHYFADHAVMKFYFLSSRNSKKSKNLKKNPHVSLLIDRRDEDIALSIEGVYSPIQKQQTVDAIIKLFLLKNPHMQGFAEHPDTELIRIEGKSAELVRGFTDVFFTKFKNY
- a CDS encoding ABC transporter substrate-binding protein yields the protein MKRLSICLALMVSMMLAVATTASADSLAEIIKRGELRVAVQTQCPPFSFLDKNGDRTGSSVEFCRLMAKEMGVKIKFMDYDWDGLIPALLSGKADMLAADMTANLQRALKVSFTDAFYYTGSVAVVKADSNITNWEQINKEGIRVAVLLGGTGEADAKRLFPKAEIKSYKGGGPMLLNALMAGKADVAVNDKTSISGSLASFPPNSTHFVGDIMSKQPLAFAVRHEDETLRQWINLFFGWVKSDGRYDENIKYWVDSKAWETDH
- a CDS encoding amino acid ABC transporter permease, giving the protein MLEYFNFRIIWEYMPLFMEGLYQTAWISLVGIIGSLVTGMIACACRISGIKLLVAPAVAFIEVIRSTPLLAQLYFLYFGLPSLGIQVDELTTGLVALSFNSGAYVAEILRAGIKGIPTGQVEAAMGQGFNVYQRFFYVILPQALANTLPPMLGQAIVLVKDSAVLSLISVMELTRAGQILNSERFMPAEAFLTVAALYLVVYYVLKGLMKFYQMRMTRFRSA
- a CDS encoding amino acid ABC transporter permease, which gives rise to MWGFYFDQLMNSLPMFYKGMGMTVAVSALSLIGGTIIGVITGILRSNENTLMARILSIYVDVMRGTPFLVQLFIIFFILPEFGIQMEAFTAAVVSLTIYAGSYICEIVSASIQAVPSGQEEACRSLGHTRSQAMILVVLPQALRMALPALVGQYVLLIKDSSIVSVIGLTDITRAGWLTVQRVPEGLMVFGLVGVMYFVVCYPLIQLSNVLEKRFSTGDLKL